The Callospermophilus lateralis isolate mCalLat2 chromosome X, mCalLat2.hap1, whole genome shotgun sequence genome contains the following window.
TTTTTCAATTAAACCTGACAATTTCCTGCCACAGAATAAAAGATGAGCAGAGAATAAAATGTTTTGTTAAGATGACCTTTGCACTGGAGTCATAGAAACTGCTCTCCAAACACAGCACAACTGAACACTCTCCACTATTACCACATTGACAACATCATATGGTTGAGGTACATATCCATCAGGAAGTttcaaagaatccaaggtgaaaAAGATAGTATAATCTATCATCCCATGTCTTTCCTGCAGGCTAGTAATGCAGACCTGTATGGAAATGGTGGAAATATTTATGTAGAGTTTATTATACTGTAACAGGCACAGTACACTATCACTCTTGGTCTAACCTGCTAGTCACTCCAACCCCATAAATGATTTTCATCTTGGTGGCACACTGGCACACTGTGCCCAAATCCCACCTCACAACAATTAAAGCCAAATCTCTGGAGATGGTACTTAGATATACAGTGAGAAATTCTGTTCTAAATATTGCTCACCATGATCATTATTCTCTATAAGTAAGGTTTAGAGAGTGAAAGGGATTGAGCAAGAATTTTATCTGTACCTTTGTTAAAACAAAATTTCCTTCTCATTTTTAATCTCCACTCCCCAAATCATACCTAGTTTTGACTGATAAATACCACAGCCAACTCCattcatcctttcccaaagctttTCTTTCACACAGACAAAAGTTATTCTTTCTATTGTTCTCAGAACATTCTAATAACATTCTAATACCTAATCAACTATATAACTTAGAACTTAATTATATGTGTTCTACATTGTTTTCAAATCATTTCCTTTTGGAAATCCTGAGATTTCCATAAggaaataggctcattttttgttaaagaatatattttctcatattttcaGATTTCCCAGTGCACCCAATAGATTTCTGGCCATGAAAATTCTCACTGAAGGGAAGATTGGTGGAAACTAATGACAAATGCAACATGGACAAAAATTACCTCATCCACATGCTTACAGTTCATTGGCTTCACAGAGTGTGCCTTGATGTTCGAGGTGCCTGGCTGTGTGGAATATTCAACTTCTAACCAGTCACCCTTATAAGGCACAAAACCTAAAACAGCCACGGAGAAAAATTCATAAGTTCTCAATAGATGTAAAGCCCATTTTGCACAGATTTAAATAGATATCTTGTACATCTTTCTGTCAGAAAGTAAATGTTTAATCCTTTAGCCAATGAGTTTCCTCTACTGATTTAACAAAGTCAAATGGAGGAAAGTATCAACTATTCTTTAAGAATAGCACAGAATTTATTACACAGTTGGTCACATTCAATGCCCCTTCAAAAGAGACAGTCAAGTGTATAAGTAAAACATATGTCTGAACTTGATCCCCGCATtgcgtccctgaagtttgatcatttccaaggctgttaactacaatggttctcccacacttggaagctaatgagtaatgagcactactaaggcttatttcaaatgtaaaaaaccttaagataatgtactaaattgttcagaaggctgttttcttagtggaatgctacaagattttctttagcatcattgctggagttcctgctttcatcccagtgctggtgaaaacaaaggtggaagaatttacagtgttgctgaaaaccggaggagacttcggctgagaaccggaggagacttcagatcaaactagctgcctgcagaacttacctggactgtgatttaagctagctgcctgcagaacttacctggactgtgatttacctggactgtgagttaatctattgagacactgttttacctggactgagacaacaaactgtaatctacaacaaattgtaactcggtatctttgctaacggtgtcattgctggtataatttttccaaggacttcttgcatggagccatcaattggcttggtattgtggcattttgtatcctccctttctgtttgtagcaggttatttatggtgtttctgtaaaaaccactatggttgttatttaaattaaacaaaagggggaattgttagagtctgtaaacaagtctggatggtgcctggcaaaatgccagagggagtggtttgtgaagtaacgccagtgagccattaagtgtggagattcctgattggttgactgtatctagtttatgttaattagataagctgtgtggaatgtataaataccgctcgggtccttcaataaaggcttccactcctgctgcatcaatctacacaagttgttcatcacccctcGGTTAGTttacccagccagccgggctgtggcACTGCATTACCAGTTTTGTAACTGACACTTTGCAGCCTTAGTAAAGGTCCTTAATCCTCCTATGCCTCAGCTTCTTTATCTAAAAGCGAGAAGGACAATCATAGTTCATATGACATAGAAATGTTGTGACAATTAGTCACTATTGGTAAAACACAGAATAATATCTGGCATGTGGTAACCACCAAGTAAATGTTGATTGCTATTAGGGGTAGCAGAAGCACTAGGAAATATTGTGATTGTAAGCATGAATTAATTtcctcaggtgttttggtcagctAATGAACTCTTAAATATTTATGGTTATAAACATATAGTTTCAAACAGAATTTTACAGTAAGTAAAAAGTAAGTCACAGGATAACAAAGGTGCCTGGAGTAAATGGAAATATCAAACATTGCAGGTGAAAGAATCAATTGGCTCAATGACTCCAGTAAACTGGCAATAGCAACAAGATTAAACATTTCTTTATCCTGTGACCCCAGCAATATGGAATGACACAAAACAGGTCTTGaaccacttctctctctctctctctctctctctctctctctctcatctgtaTTCATTTCTTTATTGTGCCTTTATATAATACCCATGGAATGATAACTTCAAAATGTATATACCTTCAGATCTAACCAACCTCAGATTCAATTATCCACATGCTTATGTAAGTGTAGCATGTTTAAGCTGAGTTATTGCTGTTCTTCTCATGCACCCAATTTTGCTCCTTTCAGTCTTGCACATCTTAAATTGGCAACTCCATCCACCCTATTGCTCAAATAAAAAACTTTGAAGTTACTGGTAGGAATAGAGTAACATCGGCAAAATACCAGAGTAAAAGATTCAAGCCTTCTTTCCTCCCACAAACAACAATTGGACAACtatccattaaaaaaaatagctCTAAAAGAGATTGGTTGGGTTGGGTgaaggatttagctcagtggcagagtgcttgcctagcacatgcaaggccccaaGTTCAGTCCTCAATcctgacaaaacaaaacaaaagcacagaaaaaataaataaataaaagagttcggcaatccattttaaaaactacacaataaccaggcatgatggcacatgcctataatctcagaggctcaggaggctgaggcagaaggattgcaggttcaaattcagcctcagcaatttagcaaggccctaagcaactcagtgagatgctgcctctgaataaaatatatatattaaaaaaaagggctggagatgtggctcagtagttaagcacacatgagtttaatccccagtgcctaaaagaacaaaccaaccgagagagagagagagagagagagagagagagagagagagagagagaattgcacCAAAAAAGCAAGAAGAATAACTTCATTTTCCTGAATCACCCCATATCTCATGCAGACACTCCTCACCATGAAGAGGGAATTCTTTTCTCATGAGTTCCCCTAGAAGGGAAAGAAGAGAGGGGTGAACAGCCAGCTTACACAGCATTAAAGGGCACCGCCTGAATGACCTGCTCCAGCTTCATTCACCCCACCCACCGAGAATGCTGGGAAACTGCCAGTTGAGAAGTCTGAAGATGGTTAGGAACAAAGAAAAAGGGTACAGCCATTAGTATCTGCCACGTGGTGGAAGCCACTGTTGTTTCCAGTGGCCTGCCCTGCAAGGACTCCAGAGGTTTCCTCTGTTAGGGACCCTGACAGCCTGCAGAACGGTAATTACTAGAAACTGGGCAGTGGCGGgtagggaaagagagaaaaaggtCAAAGAATAGAAACTACCAGTTATAAACCCTGGAGACCTAATGAGCACcatggtgactatagttaataatgtATTATATACTTGAACTTGGCTAAAAGAATAGATCAAGTATTCTCACCACACACTTACACACATGtgagcgcgcgcacacacacacacacacacacgaggtaATTCTGTGAGGCCATGGGTATGTTAATTAACTTGATTGTGGAAATCATTtccaatgtatacatatataaaaatattgagCTCTATACCCTAGGGTATACAATATCAGATTGCATATCCTAAATATACACAAATTTCATCAATCACACCTCAATAAAGCTAGAAAgggacacatttaaaaaaaatattggaatTAACTTTGACTCCCATTTTCTTCAcccagaggtccaaattcattagTCAATACTTCATCTCTAAACCCAGAATCAAATTGATCCTTAGAACCTCAGCTTCTACAACCTCGTCCAAGTCTCCAACATCTCTTGTCAGGATTATCACAACTTGCTACTAACAAATTTTCTGACTCCACATTTGCCTCCACATAGTTCCTTCTAAACAAAGCAGACAGAACATTTCATAACAAAATTCAGGTAAGAGTCTTAGTTTTACAACCACATAAATCAAAATAGCAAGCTGCCTGGTGGGGCTAAACTAATATCCCCTTTCACACCCAAGCTACATGACAACTGCATTAAACTGGAAGCACATGAACCAAAGTATAACTCTGGGTATAAACAAAATCTCAGAACATCTGCTAATTACTAATAGAATTCaacagtgcacacacacacacacacacacacacacacagaaagataTAGTTTTGTCTCCAACCTTATTTTGAAGcacttgaatattttaaaaatagtgtctTTATATAgaagttaattaattaatgaaaataattaaataattaataaaaaattatcCAGACATTACTGATTGCATTCAACTAATGAACACGTAATAAATGATAGTATGACTTTTTAGAAATATGACCTGCTTACATCCTTATAttgtatattattttcaattccaaaattCCATCTCAAATGTTAAAGAGTCACTGATTAGAGCCAAGTACACTGCAGAAATAGTTCCAGGTCCTCTCAAAATATTTAGCACtacatgttttaaaaatgtaaatcataCCTTCAGAAACAATGTCTATAGAGAAGTAAGTTTTTTTATCAATGTAGACAGTATCTTTCTTTATACAGGTAACATAACCAACTAAAACTCTGATTCTGGAGTCCAGTGGTTTAGTGACATCAAAATTATCAGGGATGACATCCACCTATAGGATAAGGAAACAATTACTTAAAGTATGacagaaattttaaaaggggAATTTTATGCTTAAAACATTgtcattcaagaaatattttattgctgggcaaggtggcacacgcctgtaatcttagtggctcaggaagctaaggcaggaggattacaaattcaaagccagcctaagcaactcagtgagagttgtctttaaataaaatacaaaatagggctgaggatgtggtttagtggtcaaGTGCTGCTATGTTCAATCtggggtaccaaaataaataaagaaaatttaaaaattaattaattgatttattttgcagtgctagggactgaacccagggatgctttattgCTGAGTTACATTTCCaaccatttatatttttaattttgagccaAGTCTTGATAAATTTCCCAGTCTGACctagaactttcaatcctcctgcctttccTTCcccagtagctaggattataagtGTACACCACTACACCCAGCTCAAGAAATATATTAAACATCTATTGTTCAATACTAGTGAATATGTTCACATGACAACTAGATCATAGACATGAGATGATAAAAATAATGCCATGTTTCATGTATTGATCAATACTCCCAGATTTTAATTGCTCACCCCAGTTTAATGCATCAATAGTGTTaaattcaaagataaaaaataCTATTCTTGCTGGGCAcggttgcacatgcctgtaatcccagtggctggggaggctgagatgggaggatcacaagttcaaagccagcttcagaaatggtgaggtgctaagcacctTATTATCCTTGCCCTCTAGGAATTCACAATTTAATGGAGGTGGGGACAAGTTCTAAGGAAGTTGTGATATAGGATATAAAATAAGTCCAAAATTGCTTTCAGGAATTTCCAGGAGGGAGAAAAATTCAGACTAGGATACTTCCTCTACTTGGAGGAAGTCAAATTTGAGTGTGGTTGAGAAAAAATAGAGAGTATACCTGGCAAATGGGGATAGGGGTGGGGGCAGGTCAGGGAGATGGAGGCAAAACAAACACAAGTTAGGGAAATATAGAGGAAAACTATAATATTCAAGATCCAGTTCTTAAGAAGTATAAAATACAGTTGGAAAAGTAACTTCAAATGAGAAAGGGTTGTAATACAACCATATCAAATTAGGGGCTTACTTTGTCTATGACAGAAAAGCATGCAACTATTTTTGCTTATTGTGAGTGTaagaatttttatattaattttttaaaattaaagaaataattcatgcccattacagaaaaaaagtagaaaaaaaaacagagaagcaCAATGCAGTAAGTGATTGCCCCTAGTATGTAATTCCATTGCTTAAAGAAAACTACCGGCCACATTTTAGTATTCACCTTAGCTCCAGATTTTTTCTACACAAATGTATATATGCCccactttaaaataaaaagttagcATTGTATATAGTGTTAAAATAACACATAATGATCACAAAcaatttttgggggggggtccttgggattgaattcaggggtactttATCACCAAGCTTTGGTCCTTATTATTTTCTACTTTGAGACAGAGTTcagctaaatttcccaggctggccttgaaatggaAATCCTCCTTCTTTAGCCTCCCAGGTcagtgggattacaagcatgcaccaccatgcccaacctgATTGCAAACATTTTTATAGAACATGAGGTTATTGTAAAGAAAATAAGGCATCTCAAAGAGTGGGTGGACCATAATTTATGGATCTAATTCCACATTGGACATTTAACTTGTATCCTAATACATTGCCACTAGCCTGATTTATTTCTGTACAATAAACTATAATCAGTAGAATTTCTTGTTCAGAGGTTTCtaatggaaacaaaccattgagttgTAAGTTATTTTTTGTGCTTTTAAACAGCCAAGTTAGTTGGTATCTTTCTAGCTTCCCATACCAATCTcatgatcttttggtccaaattcattTTCATTGAGGAATAAAGCACCAGGTCCCTCTCTGTCTATCTGTTGCCATCCTGTTAGTACCCTAAAGGATAATTCGCTACATCTTCTCATCACTCTGTGCCCTGATTCCACACTAGCTCACAGTCATACCACACATTAAATTTTCCTCCAAGTTTCATGTAAACTCTCGCTATCCAAATTCTGTTTCTTTAGCTCAATAAGGAGTGCAGACAGATTCAAATGCTTGTGAGTATGAAAGAGGTGTAGAATGAATCCAAAATTGGAAAGGAGACCTCAGGAATTAAGAGAGACCAAGAAAGTGAAATGTCTGCTGAGGAAAGCTACAGGAAGCAAGTAGAGCCAGATCAAGAGAAGGTCATGTGGGGTGCAACTGACAAGACCATAGGGACAGGGTTGCACAAGCCCTTTGGCAATTACATGCTGTCATGTGCCCTGGATG
Protein-coding sequences here:
- the LOC143638693 gene encoding cancer/testis antigen 55-like is translated as MLRILRRFMAFFQRRENPNRHLGLPQGDTKLKTVQGVVTSLCDDYGLIDESIYFSTNIVTENVPLKIGQKVSAVVEEDKTSVELKATKVDVIPDNFDVTKPLDSRIRVLVGYVTCIKKDTVYIDKKTYFSIDIVSEGFVPYKGDWLEVEYSTQPGTSNIKAHSVKPMNCKHVDEVCITSLQERHGMIDYTIFFTLDSLKLPDGYVPQPYDVVNVVIVESVQLCCVWRAVSMTPVQRSS